From a single Kryptolebias marmoratus isolate JLee-2015 linkage group LG6, ASM164957v2, whole genome shotgun sequence genomic region:
- the vgll3 gene encoding LOW QUALITY PROTEIN: transcription cofactor vestigial-like protein 3 (The sequence of the model RefSeq protein was modified relative to this genomic sequence to represent the inferred CDS: inserted 2 bases in 1 codon) translates to MQTGRHGHCVRLGIYGAAVGSEDTARLKSQEELFSAVSCQFLSSDFVSFSXSFGSVAMSCLDVMYHQSYGAPYLPAAAYKATYCNHQQQKKLNVYGKMQECMEQPQQGGGRGMLPRDQGPASTGAESGRRASSDSELKDGAQPAEAEYLSSRCVLFTYFKGDIGDVVDEHFSRALSQSSTFSSEAKSIRVTQASASNNLWKDGGSLPEGQGSSTWNGAFPSQANSCLPSVSVSVHPEFSSSPVSFSHPDGALWAGHMISQASIPSTATLPDSWTYSLSPQSPSSYPHEVYHPHPRPHSHIHTRHHHSMLHSYPPHSPALDPRFNALLLPGVRSQSQVTGSTGSSPHSEGGKTEMDLSSNSPVTATSVPWTPSALHGSLEVYNSAIDQTKAKTSVWF, encoded by the exons ATGCAAACTGGACGACATGGGCATTGTGTGCGTTTGGGCATATATGGAGCCGCTGTTGGCTCGGAGGACACAGCCCGTCTGAAGTCTCAGGAAGAGTTGTTCTCGGCTGTCTCCTGCCAGTTTCTCTCCTCtgactttgtttccttttc ttccttcGGCTCCGTCGCTATGAGTTGTCTGGATGTGATGTACCACCAAAGCTATGGAGCGCCCTACCTCCCTGCAGCGGCGTACAAGGCGACGTACTGCAACCACCAGCAACAG AAGAAGCTGAATGTTTACGGGAAGATGCAGGAGTGCATGGAGCAGCCACAgcaaggaggaggaagaggcatGCTGCCTCGGGATCAGGGTCCAGCATCAACAGGTGCTGAATCAGGACGGAGAGCCTCATCAGATTCAGAGCTGAAGGACGGCGCTCAGCCTGCAGAAGCTGAATACCTGAGCTCTCGCTGTGTGCTGTTCACATACTTTAAAGGCGATATCGGGGATGTGGTAGATGAGCATTTCTCTCGTGCTCTCAGTCAGTCTAGCACCTTCAGCAGTGAGGCCAAGTCAATCAGAGTGACTCAGGCATCTGCTTCAAACAACTTATGGAAAG ATGGTGGTTCCCTCCCTGAAGGTCAGGGCAGCTCAACTTGGAATGGCGCCTTCCCATCTCAGGCTAACTCCTGCCTcccctctgtctctgtctcggTCCACCCAGAGTTCTCCTCCAGCCCCGTTTCCTTCAGCCACCCGGACGGAGCTCTGTGGGCCGGCCACATGATCTCCCAGGCCAGCATCCCGTCTACAGCCACCCTCCCCGACAGCTGGACCTACAGTCTGAGCCCCCAGAGCCCAAGCAGCTACCCCCATGAAGTCTATCATCCTCACCCACGCCCCCACTCCCACATCCACACGAGACACCACCACTCCATGCTGCACTCATACCCACCCCACAGCCCAGCTCTGGATCCCAGGTTCAATGCGTTACTTTTGCCTGGTGTCAGGAGTCAAAGCCAGGTCACAGGAAGCACAGGAAGCTCCCCACATAGCGAGGGGGGCAAAACAGAGATGGATCTCAGCAGCAACAGCCCTGTCACAGCAACCTCTGTCCCCTGGACCCCTTCAGCACTCCATGGATCTTTGGAGGTGTATAACTCAG cAATCGATCAGACCAAAGCAAAGACATCAGTTTGGTTCTAA